A single genomic interval of Nonomuraea rubra harbors:
- a CDS encoding alpha/beta hydrolase family esterase encodes MPTRTTLLLATLLLAVRCGGAPPPPPIPQDAATQAGSSGCRATARPLEPGTHRLRSGGLERRFLLSLPDGDGPHPVLLDLHGLGSNAAQQSAYGRLPEEGSRRGYIVATPQAAEGRMGWTLPHTTGPDDTAFLTALLGHLEQGLCVDERREFAAGLSYGAAMATALVCALDGRLSGVAAVAGLNIVRPCERRPPPTTIVAFHGTADRIVPYRGGHPFQDATGELRTLADLVVLDPVEQAAAGWANLLGCTGRTTTPLSARIRVRDWKSCPDGTTLRLYTIDGGGHTWPGPIEVPRLGTTARELDATRLILDAFDRAPSR; translated from the coding sequence ATGCCCACACGTACGACCCTCCTGCTCGCCACCCTGCTGCTGGCCGTCCGCTGCGGCGGCGCGCCACCCCCGCCGCCGATCCCGCAGGACGCCGCCACGCAGGCAGGCTCCAGCGGCTGCCGCGCCACCGCGCGCCCCCTGGAGCCCGGCACCCACCGGCTGCGCTCCGGCGGGCTCGAACGCCGCTTCCTGCTGTCGCTGCCCGACGGCGACGGCCCCCACCCCGTCCTGCTCGACCTGCACGGCCTCGGCTCCAACGCCGCCCAGCAGTCCGCCTACGGCCGCCTGCCCGAGGAGGGCTCGCGCCGCGGCTACATCGTGGCCACCCCGCAGGCAGCCGAGGGCCGCATGGGCTGGACGCTGCCGCACACCACAGGACCCGACGACACCGCGTTCCTGACCGCCCTGCTCGGCCACCTGGAGCAGGGCCTGTGCGTCGACGAGCGGCGCGAGTTCGCCGCCGGCCTGTCCTACGGCGCCGCGATGGCCACCGCGCTCGTCTGCGCGCTGGACGGCCGCCTGAGCGGCGTGGCCGCCGTCGCCGGGCTCAACATCGTGCGCCCCTGCGAGCGGCGCCCGCCCCCGACCACCATCGTGGCCTTCCACGGCACCGCCGACCGCATCGTCCCCTACCGCGGCGGCCACCCCTTCCAGGACGCCACCGGCGAGCTGCGCACGCTCGCCGACCTGGTCGTACTCGACCCCGTCGAGCAGGCGGCGGCCGGCTGGGCGAACCTGCTCGGCTGCACCGGCCGCACCACCACCCCCCTGTCGGCGCGGATCCGGGTGCGTGACTGGAAATCCTGCCCGGACGGCACCACACTGCGCCTGTACACGATCGACGGAGGCGGGCACACCTGGCCCGGCCCCATCGAAGTGCCCCGGCTCGGTACCACCGCCCGCGAGCTGGACGCCACCCGGCTCATCCTCGACGCCTTCGACCGCGCCCCCTCCCGCTGA
- a CDS encoding serine hydrolase domain-containing protein: protein MTQVGHEAARALLRRLAVEQAECRIPSLAAAIVRDGRLAWFAGRGSVDGAAPTAATQYRIGSITKSMVAVVVMRLRDEGALDLTDPLERHLPDTRLGHLTIAQLLSHTAGLTAEPPTAWWERTPGIPAADLLERLGPGELKHRPGRRFHYSNVGFAVLGELVARLRGTTWLKALRAEVLDPLGMNATTPRPRAPHATGYAVHPWADVVQAEPEHDADAMSPAGQLWSTAHDLARWAAFLGGETRGVLCPGTLAEMREPIGVDDGDAWTGGFGLGLQLARIGGRRLAGHTGSMPGFLATVWTDAADGVGALFLANTTSGMSGTLLPDLLDLLDRYEPRLPDEWRPAAADPALLALTGLWHWGPKAYTLRLLPERGLSLEPVGGAGRASRFVPQDDGTWLGLDGYYAGETLRVAADHLDLNTFIFTRTPYDPDAPVPGGAGDWHA, encoded by the coding sequence ATGACGCAGGTGGGACATGAGGCGGCGCGCGCACTGCTGCGCAGGCTCGCCGTCGAGCAGGCCGAATGCAGGATCCCGTCGCTGGCGGCGGCGATCGTCCGCGACGGGCGGCTGGCGTGGTTCGCCGGGCGCGGCAGCGTGGACGGCGCCGCGCCGACGGCCGCCACGCAGTACCGCATCGGCTCGATCACCAAGAGCATGGTCGCGGTGGTGGTGATGCGGCTGCGCGACGAGGGCGCCCTCGACCTGACCGACCCGCTCGAACGGCACCTGCCGGACACCCGGCTGGGCCACCTGACCATCGCCCAGCTGCTGTCGCACACCGCCGGCCTGACCGCAGAACCGCCCACCGCCTGGTGGGAACGCACCCCCGGCATCCCCGCCGCCGACCTGCTGGAACGCCTCGGGCCCGGCGAGCTCAAGCACCGGCCAGGGCGGCGCTTCCACTACTCCAACGTCGGCTTCGCCGTCCTCGGCGAGCTGGTGGCCCGCCTGCGCGGCACCACCTGGCTCAAGGCGCTGCGCGCCGAGGTGCTCGACCCGCTCGGCATGAACGCCACCACCCCCCGCCCCCGCGCCCCGCACGCCACCGGCTACGCCGTGCACCCGTGGGCCGACGTGGTGCAGGCCGAGCCCGAGCACGACGCCGACGCCATGAGCCCGGCCGGGCAGCTGTGGTCCACCGCCCACGACCTGGCCCGCTGGGCGGCGTTCCTGGGCGGCGAGACCCGCGGCGTGCTCTGCCCCGGCACTCTCGCCGAGATGCGCGAGCCGATCGGCGTCGACGACGGCGACGCCTGGACCGGCGGCTTCGGCCTGGGGCTGCAACTGGCCAGGATCGGCGGGCGCCGCCTGGCCGGGCACACCGGCTCGATGCCCGGCTTCCTGGCCACCGTGTGGACCGACGCCGCCGACGGCGTCGGGGCGCTGTTCCTGGCCAACACCACCAGCGGCATGAGCGGCACCCTGCTGCCCGATCTGCTCGACCTGCTCGACCGGTACGAGCCGCGCCTGCCCGACGAGTGGCGGCCCGCCGCCGCCGACCCGGCCCTGCTCGCGCTGACCGGGCTGTGGCACTGGGGGCCCAAGGCGTACACGCTGCGGCTGCTGCCCGAGCGGGGGCTGTCGCTGGAGCCGGTCGGCGGGGCCGGGCGGGCCTCGCGGTTCGTGCCGCAGGACGACGGGACGTGGCTGGGGCTGGACGGCTACTACGCCGGGGAGACGCTGCGCGTGGCGGCCGACCATCTCGACCTCAACACCTTCATCTTCACCCGCACGCCCTACGACCCGGACGCGCCCGTGCCGGGCGGGGCAGGCGACTGGCACGCCTGA
- a CDS encoding peptidoglycan DD-metalloendopeptidase family protein — translation MKIITRLSATVVAACLALLGPVTPAAAATITVDNATAGQFIASAGWGTSAWSAQRYGADYRFATPDTTASDVAWFKASIPAAGPHLVEIWYPADPGYNSAAPFMVATADGTRSVLVDQRANGGRWVSLGTFTLAAGDYNVVGVSRWTSQPGYVVADAVRITTSTGTPSFSLPLPRTALPRSEYDDPHHDYPAIDLPVGTGTPAYAVRAGTVTVIDDSLCGRGINLTGTDGAIYTYCHFSSWSVSNGASVGAGQQIGLTGNTGNSTGPHLHFGIRTGSTRRCPQNFLLALYDGVTPPAASSLPTTGCSYATRSAEPVIPLG, via the coding sequence GTGAAAATCATCACTCGCTTATCGGCCACCGTCGTGGCGGCCTGCCTGGCCCTGCTCGGGCCCGTCACCCCCGCGGCGGCCGCGACCATCACGGTCGACAACGCCACCGCCGGGCAGTTCATCGCCAGTGCCGGCTGGGGCACCTCGGCCTGGTCCGCGCAACGGTACGGCGCCGACTACCGGTTCGCGACCCCCGACACCACCGCCAGCGACGTCGCCTGGTTCAAGGCGTCGATCCCCGCGGCCGGCCCCCACCTCGTCGAGATCTGGTATCCGGCCGACCCCGGCTACAACAGCGCCGCCCCGTTCATGGTCGCCACCGCCGACGGGACCCGCAGCGTCCTCGTCGACCAGCGCGCCAACGGCGGCCGCTGGGTCAGCCTCGGCACGTTCACCCTGGCCGCGGGCGACTACAACGTCGTCGGCGTCAGCCGCTGGACCAGCCAGCCCGGCTACGTCGTCGCCGACGCCGTCCGGATCACCACCTCCACCGGAACCCCGTCCTTCTCCCTGCCCCTGCCGCGCACCGCACTGCCGCGCAGCGAGTACGACGACCCCCACCACGACTACCCCGCGATCGACCTCCCGGTCGGCACCGGCACCCCCGCGTACGCGGTGCGCGCCGGCACGGTGACGGTCATCGACGACAGCCTGTGCGGCCGCGGCATCAACCTGACCGGGACCGACGGCGCCATCTACACCTACTGCCACTTCTCCTCGTGGTCGGTCTCCAACGGCGCGTCGGTCGGCGCCGGGCAGCAGATCGGGCTGACCGGCAACACCGGCAACTCGACCGGCCCGCACCTGCACTTCGGCATCCGCACCGGCAGCACCCGCCGCTGCCCGCAGAACTTCCTGCTGGCCCTCTACGACGGCGTCACGCCGCCGGCGGCGAGCAGCCTGCCCACCACGGGCTGCTCCTACGCCACCCGCTCGGCGGAGCCTGTCATCCCGCTCGGCTGA
- a CDS encoding LysR family transcriptional regulator has translation MDPHLLTTFVTVARHGSFSAAAAELGYTQSAISQQIAALEADLGLPLLRRRPVEPTAAGRRLLEHAEPLLLRLRAARADVLRTAAEPRHLLRLAATPLAVNPAVAARLAGAGARLPRLEVALRTCRPDRLAALVAEGHADLGLAGGIAAPSDPLRLPDAGPMTTAGVTEESLVVVLPPGHPLAGRASLRLADLVDARWLQTPLCPLARLRDLVGDGFAAGLEYEGDDVHTVLTLAAAGHGLTLLPASAVPAGGGVHAVPVAAPRLVHRVELLHAALPPGAAADLAAALTG, from the coding sequence ATGGACCCGCACCTGCTGACCACGTTCGTGACCGTCGCCCGGCACGGCTCGTTCTCCGCCGCGGCCGCCGAGCTCGGCTACACCCAGTCGGCGATCTCCCAGCAGATCGCCGCCCTCGAGGCCGACCTGGGGCTGCCGCTGCTGCGCCGCCGCCCGGTCGAGCCCACCGCGGCGGGGCGGCGGCTGCTGGAGCACGCCGAGCCGCTGCTGCTGCGCCTGCGCGCCGCCCGCGCCGACGTGCTGCGCACCGCTGCCGAGCCCCGCCACCTGCTGCGCCTGGCCGCCACCCCGCTGGCCGTCAACCCGGCCGTGGCCGCCCGCCTGGCCGGGGCCGGCGCCCGCCTGCCGCGCCTGGAGGTGGCCCTGCGCACCTGCCGGCCCGACCGGCTGGCGGCCCTGGTCGCCGAGGGCCACGCCGACCTGGGCCTGGCCGGCGGGATCGCCGCCCCGAGCGACCCGCTGCGGCTGCCCGACGCCGGCCCCATGACGACGGCGGGCGTGACGGAGGAGAGCCTGGTCGTGGTGCTGCCGCCCGGCCATCCCCTGGCGGGGCGGGCGTCGCTGCGGCTGGCGGACCTGGTCGACGCCCGCTGGCTGCAGACCCCGCTGTGCCCGCTGGCCCGGCTGCGGGACCTGGTGGGCGACGGGTTCGCGGCGGGCCTGGAGTACGAGGGGGACGACGTGCACACCGTCCTCACCCTGGCGGCGGCCGGCCACGGCCTGACCCTCCTGCCCGCCTCGGCCGTGCCCGCCGGCGGCGGGGTGCACGCGGTGCCGGTGGCGGCGCCCCGGCTGGTGCACCGGGTGGAGCTGCTGCACGCCGCCCTGCCCCCGGGCGCGGCCGCCGACCTGGCCGCCGCCCTCACCGGCTGA
- a CDS encoding CTP synthase C-terminal region-related (seleno)protein yields the protein MRIALVGDRSPGVRSHARIPLLMEALRERDGIVLDAYWMPTDDVSGVAGFDGIWLVPGSPYRDEAGAVEAVRVAREREIPFLGTCAGFQHMLLEFARNVCGLPVAHAENEPGADGLLLTPLACSLAGHEGRVRLVAGTRIEQIVGAPSTMESYVCSYGFNEDYKQTLAGHGMVFSGHADDGTARVAELPGHPFFLGTLFQPELAGDGRRPHPVISAFASAVARRHTGRDLPAPVG from the coding sequence ATGAGAATCGCTCTTGTGGGGGATCGCTCCCCCGGTGTCCGTTCCCACGCCCGGATCCCGCTGCTGATGGAGGCGCTGCGCGAGCGGGACGGGATCGTGCTGGACGCGTACTGGATGCCCACCGACGACGTGAGCGGGGTGGCCGGGTTCGACGGGATCTGGCTGGTGCCCGGCAGCCCGTACCGGGACGAGGCCGGCGCGGTGGAGGCCGTGCGGGTGGCGCGGGAGCGGGAGATCCCGTTCCTGGGCACGTGCGCGGGGTTCCAGCACATGCTGCTGGAGTTCGCCAGGAACGTGTGCGGGCTGCCCGTCGCGCACGCCGAGAACGAGCCCGGCGCGGACGGTCTCCTGCTGACGCCGCTGGCGTGCTCGCTGGCCGGGCACGAGGGGCGGGTGCGGCTGGTGGCCGGCACGCGGATCGAGCAGATCGTCGGGGCGCCGTCGACGATGGAGTCCTACGTCTGCTCCTACGGGTTCAACGAGGACTACAAGCAGACGCTGGCCGGGCACGGGATGGTGTTCTCCGGGCACGCCGACGACGGGACGGCGCGGGTGGCCGAGCTGCCCGGGCATCCGTTCTTCCTGGGCACGTTGTTCCAGCCCGAGTTGGCCGGGGACGGGCGGCGGCCGCATCCGGTGATCTCGGCGTTCGCCTCGGCCGTCGCCCGCCGCCACACGGGCCGCGACCTGCCCGCGCCCGTGGGCTGA